A region of Massilia sp. WG5 DNA encodes the following proteins:
- a CDS encoding PAS domain S-box protein — protein sequence MPDEKTPSDHAGMPGGTASEARYRAVFEHCTDAMLLTALDGRILSVNTAACQLFGYTAQELLTRNVFQLLDAKDPDLAPALARRAANGEMTAELCFVRRGGAHFDARLASKLFQDDGGQQMASMIVHDISDRKHAEAQLRESEQRFRLLYENAPIGIGHIDLDGNWIYVNRAFVEIAGYPPEELIGRSNLELAPPGERERSRHFTEQLLAGAIEIQRDRRLLRKDGSTRWIRLTAKMLRDDAGQPLYGIILFLDITDAKHAEEALRQSEERFRSTFEHAPLGIAECAADGRFVAANTTLLAMLGYSMAELETLSNQDITHPADQEVAIQNFHKLLTGQQAVAVAEQRYLRKDRSQLWVNVTVSLRGSGDGPHLLAIVEDVTARKKAEEALRGAVEYSYHLASHDTLTGLANRAHFNERLKDALKYAQRDQHLVAVHVLDLDRFKSINDTLGHHAGDLLLKEVARRLGSLIRETDLAARLGGDEFVVVQTHLADAAAAEVLAEKIVVEMSLPYLLDGHEVYSGTSIGIALYPSDAHEPGQLVKLADLALYEAKNQGRLNYQMYRESLGTAAQEAKRFERELQRALREEELCLHYQPQYDLDSGRIVGIDALIRWHHPDRGLLTAASFIQEVENANLMLPVGEWALRTACTAQAGWVRAGLVVPLTLNVSSKQVRHPRFLTLLNKILEDTGLPPSLLRLEMRESVLLDPKFSANMLGDMHKRGVRLGLDDFGAELAALSSLQKFPLDIVKPGQELVRRLSHDENESAILSALVGVARDARITVCADGIETAEQLAVVRSLGVNHGQGYLLSPPLSAADMDRLVAAELGASPAG from the coding sequence ATGCCAGACGAAAAGACCCCCTCCGATCACGCCGGGATGCCCGGCGGTACGGCAAGCGAAGCCCGCTATCGCGCGGTGTTCGAGCATTGCACCGACGCCATGCTCCTGACGGCCCTGGATGGACGCATCCTGTCCGTCAACACGGCCGCCTGCCAGCTGTTCGGCTATACGGCGCAGGAATTGCTGACTAGAAATGTTTTCCAGCTGCTCGACGCGAAGGACCCGGACCTGGCGCCGGCACTCGCGCGGCGCGCGGCCAACGGCGAGATGACGGCCGAGCTGTGCTTCGTGCGGCGCGGCGGTGCGCACTTCGACGCGCGCCTCGCCTCGAAGCTGTTCCAGGACGACGGCGGCCAGCAGATGGCCAGCATGATCGTGCACGACATCAGCGACCGCAAGCATGCCGAAGCGCAGCTGCGCGAGAGCGAACAGCGCTTCCGGCTGCTGTACGAGAATGCGCCGATCGGCATCGGCCACATCGACCTGGACGGCAACTGGATCTATGTCAACCGGGCCTTCGTGGAAATCGCCGGCTATCCGCCGGAGGAACTGATCGGCCGCAGCAATCTCGAACTGGCGCCGCCCGGCGAGCGCGAGCGCAGCCGCCACTTCACCGAGCAGCTGCTGGCGGGCGCCATCGAAATCCAGCGCGACCGGCGCCTGTTGCGCAAGGACGGCAGCACGCGCTGGATCCGCCTGACCGCGAAGATGCTGCGCGACGATGCCGGCCAGCCGCTGTACGGCATCATCCTGTTCCTCGACATTACCGACGCCAAGCACGCGGAGGAAGCGCTGCGCCAGAGCGAGGAGCGGTTCCGCAGCACTTTCGAGCATGCGCCGCTCGGGATCGCCGAATGCGCCGCCGACGGCCGCTTCGTCGCCGCGAATACCACCCTGCTGGCGATGCTCGGCTATTCCATGGCCGAGCTGGAAACCTTGTCGAACCAGGACATCACCCATCCCGCCGACCAGGAAGTGGCGATCCAGAATTTCCACAAGCTGTTGACCGGCCAGCAGGCGGTGGCGGTGGCGGAGCAGCGCTACCTGCGCAAGGACCGCTCGCAGTTGTGGGTGAACGTCACGGTCTCGCTGCGCGGCAGCGGCGACGGCCCGCACCTGCTGGCGATCGTCGAGGACGTCACGGCGCGCAAGAAGGCCGAGGAAGCCTTGCGCGGCGCCGTCGAGTACTCCTACCACCTGGCCAGCCACGACACCCTGACCGGCCTGGCCAACCGCGCCCATTTCAACGAGCGGCTCAAGGATGCGCTCAAGTACGCGCAGCGCGACCAGCACCTGGTGGCGGTGCACGTGCTCGACCTGGACCGCTTCAAGTCGATCAACGATACCCTCGGCCACCACGCCGGCGACCTGCTGTTGAAGGAGGTGGCGCGGCGCCTTGGCTCGCTGATCCGCGAAACCGACCTCGCCGCGCGCCTTGGCGGCGACGAGTTCGTGGTGGTCCAGACCCACCTGGCCGACGCCGCGGCGGCCGAAGTGCTGGCCGAAAAGATCGTGGTCGAGATGAGTCTTCCCTACCTGCTGGATGGCCACGAAGTCTACAGCGGCACCAGCATCGGCATCGCCCTGTATCCGAGCGATGCGCATGAGCCGGGCCAGCTGGTGAAGCTGGCGGACCTGGCCCTGTATGAAGCCAAGAACCAGGGGCGGCTGAACTACCAGATGTACCGCGAATCGCTCGGCACGGCGGCCCAGGAAGCGAAGCGCTTCGAACGCGAGCTGCAGCGCGCCTTGCGCGAGGAAGAACTCTGCCTGCACTACCAGCCGCAATACGACCTCGACAGCGGCCGCATCGTCGGCATCGATGCGCTGATCCGCTGGCATCACCCGGACCGCGGGCTGTTGACCGCCGCCAGCTTCATCCAGGAAGTGGAAAATGCCAACCTGATGCTGCCGGTCGGCGAATGGGCGCTGCGCACCGCTTGTACGGCCCAGGCTGGCTGGGTACGCGCGGGACTGGTGGTGCCGCTGACGCTGAACGTGTCCTCGAAGCAGGTGCGGCACCCGCGCTTCCTGACCTTGCTGAACAAGATACTGGAAGACACCGGCCTGCCGCCCTCGCTGCTGCGCCTGGAGATGCGTGAAAGCGTGCTGCTGGACCCAAAGTTTTCCGCCAACATGCTGGGCGACATGCACAAGCGCGGCGTGCGGCTGGGCCTGGACGATTTCGGCGCCGAGCTGGCGGCCCTGTCATCCCTGCAAAAATTTCCGCTGGATATAGTCAAGCCGGGCCAGGAACTGGTCCGCCGCCTGTCGCACGACGAGAACGAGTCGGCGATCCTGTCGGCGCTGGTCGGGGTCGCGCGCGACGCCAGGATCACGGTCTGCGCCGACGGCATCGAAACGGCCGAGCAGCTGGCGGTGGTCAGGAGCCTCGGCGTCAACCATGGCCAGGGCTATCTGCTCAGTCCACCGCTGTCGGCGGCCGACATGGATCGCCTGGTGGCGGCCGAGCTGGGCGCAAGCCCGGCCGGCTAG
- a CDS encoding CocE/NonD family hydrolase: protein MKRIIASCLAISLIASDASTLVLAQDYSKYSQEALDKELARTAVARLGVMVPMRDGVALSTDVYTPKNAKGPLPTILWKTPYNEHKLRGGTLRYVLESVKRGYVFIVQNERGRYFSQGRWEILGHPQTDGYDTLSWIAQQPWSNGKVGTLGCSSSAEWQLALAGMNHPAHAAMVPMSAGAGIGKVGRFQEQGNWYTGGVPRNLFFVWLYGVENPLRAELPSAALTDEKLRARIEAYNDLDASKPKVDWNRQIRHLPVDQMLSSLGEPPSTFEEFIKRTPADPGWRQGGLYHEGMGWGVPALWFNSWYDVSIGPNLELFNVARAAGTDKEASANQYAVVAPVPHCQYARLGPDTTVGERAMGDTSFDVDGAVYGWFDRWLKGAPKAFPAATPHVRYYMMGANRWQSAAQWPPENARPMRLYLRSKGNANTLNGDGRLLADAPPAGEAPDRYRYDPMNPVQTIGGGDCCNGGVVVPGAFDQRQVEARGDVLVYSSEPLARAVDVAGFVDAVLKVSSSAKDTDFALKLVDVAPDGTAWIVGDTIFRARYRNGYDQPAPLNPGEVVTIRPTPIATAIQFGVGHRIRVEVTSSNFPKFVRNLNTGGPNESEKEGVVADNAVYHAPEAASYIELPVLR, encoded by the coding sequence GTGAAACGCATCATCGCCAGTTGCCTTGCCATTAGCCTGATCGCATCCGATGCCTCGACCCTGGTCCTGGCGCAGGACTATTCGAAGTACAGCCAGGAAGCGCTCGACAAGGAGCTGGCCCGTACCGCGGTGGCGCGGCTGGGCGTGATGGTGCCGATGCGCGATGGGGTCGCGCTGTCGACCGATGTCTACACGCCGAAGAATGCGAAAGGCCCGCTCCCGACCATCCTCTGGAAGACGCCGTACAACGAACACAAGCTGCGCGGCGGGACCCTGCGCTACGTGCTCGAATCGGTCAAGCGCGGCTATGTGTTCATCGTGCAGAACGAACGCGGACGCTATTTTTCGCAGGGCAGATGGGAGATTCTCGGCCACCCGCAGACCGACGGCTACGACACCCTGAGCTGGATCGCGCAGCAGCCCTGGTCGAACGGCAAGGTCGGCACGCTCGGCTGCTCGTCCTCGGCCGAATGGCAGCTGGCCCTGGCGGGCATGAACCACCCGGCGCATGCGGCCATGGTGCCGATGTCCGCCGGGGCCGGCATCGGCAAGGTCGGACGCTTCCAGGAGCAGGGCAACTGGTACACCGGCGGGGTGCCGCGCAACCTGTTCTTCGTCTGGCTGTATGGCGTCGAGAATCCGCTGCGCGCCGAACTGCCGTCCGCCGCGCTGACCGACGAAAAGCTGCGCGCCCGCATCGAGGCCTACAACGACCTGGATGCGAGCAAGCCCAAGGTCGACTGGAACCGGCAGATCAGGCACCTGCCGGTCGACCAGATGCTGAGCTCGCTCGGCGAGCCGCCGTCCACCTTCGAAGAGTTCATCAAGCGCACCCCGGCCGACCCGGGCTGGCGCCAGGGCGGCCTGTATCACGAAGGCATGGGCTGGGGCGTGCCGGCGCTCTGGTTCAACAGCTGGTACGACGTCTCGATCGGCCCGAACCTGGAACTGTTCAACGTGGCGCGCGCGGCCGGCACCGACAAGGAGGCGAGCGCGAACCAGTATGCGGTGGTGGCGCCGGTGCCGCACTGCCAGTACGCGCGTCTCGGGCCCGATACCACGGTCGGCGAGCGCGCCATGGGCGACACCAGCTTCGACGTCGACGGCGCGGTCTACGGCTGGTTCGACCGCTGGCTGAAGGGCGCGCCCAAGGCCTTTCCGGCCGCCACGCCGCACGTGCGCTACTACATGATGGGCGCGAACCGCTGGCAGAGCGCGGCCCAGTGGCCGCCGGAGAACGCCCGGCCGATGCGGCTCTACCTGCGCTCGAAAGGCAATGCGAACACCCTGAACGGCGATGGCCGCCTGCTGGCGGATGCGCCGCCGGCCGGCGAAGCGCCGGACCGCTACCGCTACGACCCGATGAATCCGGTGCAGACGATCGGCGGCGGCGATTGCTGCAACGGCGGCGTGGTGGTGCCGGGCGCCTTCGACCAGCGCCAGGTCGAGGCGCGCGGCGACGTGCTGGTCTACAGCAGCGAGCCGCTCGCCAGGGCGGTCGACGTGGCCGGCTTCGTGGATGCGGTGCTGAAGGTCTCCTCGAGCGCCAAAGACACGGACTTCGCGCTGAAACTGGTCGACGTCGCGCCCGACGGCACCGCCTGGATCGTCGGCGACACGATCTTCCGCGCCCGCTACCGCAATGGCTACGACCAGCCCGCGCCCCTGAACCCGGGCGAGGTCGTGACCATCCGCCCGACGCCGATCGCCACCGCGATCCAGTTCGGCGTGGGCCACCGCATCCGCGTCGAGGTGACTTCGTCGAACTTCCCTAAATTCGTCCGCAACCTGAACACGGGCGGTCCGAACGAGAGCGAGAAGGAGGGCGTGGTCGCGGACAATGCCGTGTACCACGCGCCGGAAGCGGCGAGCTATATCGAGCTGCCGGTGCTGCGCTGA
- a CDS encoding AAA family ATPase — MPRHAGRADALQRIAMDDVEQCERLDPAPGRYDDLAKLELIHAGPRHALYRDGRGDAALLIKVDAAPGPGAGASLRHEARMLRDLQLPGIVRVRGLVETGAGTGLVMEDLGGSDLARTLRSAPLSLALFLDIAVQLADGVSRLHDARLIHCDIHPGNIVWNPASGLATLCDFALARSLPAPDSPSPNELEGTLAYMSPERTGRTGRSVDGRADLYSLGATFYAMLTGAPPFAEDDAVALAHAQIARRARPPHELDPQVPPMLSQLVLRLLEKEPADRYQTAQALAADLREARRQWLQSGTIQAFPLAVHEIPRALTIPGRLYGREDELEALGGALARAAAGGRELVLVTGGPGIGKSALVERLVPAVGDAHGYYAAGKFDQLQRSIPFSGLAEALRSLVRQLLTESETALEGWRERIEQAVAPNGQLLLAIVPELERILGPQPDVPEVGPVEARNRFGLLIARFLRVFARPGHPFVLFLDDLQWVDAASLQLIVQCAGDAATRHMLIVGAYRDAEVGPSHALTLALAALREAGCDSHTIHLEPLRANAVAQLAAGTFGDDAARLGRLAELLIRKSAGNPFFVRRLLHLMHARGLVRFDADSQSWSWNDADIEAAPISDNVLEVMVLAIDRLPPQARRLLEIGACIGHRFDLATLSELTDLAPAVLAGQLWPAIADGLLLQAPDALQFAHDRVQQAAYGLLDDEERQALHHSIGRRLLDRSGAHLEDKLFEIVDQFNLGESRVVDAAEREALAGLNLAAGRKAKESAAYRAAFEYLSVARRLLGAQAWAERPDAAFTVHRELAESAYLAGEHVTAEEVVETSLEHAPSRLAKAELYGLRVLAATVASDWERALHWGREGLSVFGQAWPLDGLEEAVRAEVAAVMENLGGRNVEDVIAEPDVEDADIRASMRLLSLLGAPAYFSGTPVMPFILSRAVNLTLMHGPSLYSAFAFVLYGGTHNALTGQYDVGYAFGNLALALAQRFGNRAEECRTVEVYGVLIHHWKAPLRDGLPLLKEGFRAGVESGELAFAAFNLNSVLINALPAGLPLSELLEEAEVALDFASTQKNRASVEIAIPYRQIARALTGATPSPGSFEDGEFDEARFLADAAHHATATGHYWSTRLQLAYLMGDHAQALMCSAEAEKRIAAGIVGMITSAGHVFYTALAIAATAPAGPAAERAPVIARLRDLHGQLVNWARHCPANFSHQASLLGAEIARLEGRTADASALYRTAIAGAEGQRFVQDEALAHELRARFLLGEQEPAFAAVHVQLALDRYRLWGATAKVRAIEAEFPQAVRLDALAPRAPNSIDQMALIKASQAISIETTPERLFEQILRVLIEVAGAQRGVLALAADGALKIHAQIGADGDAPMSLAELPLEDCADVPSAILRYVQRTNEFLLLLDAGAAGLFARDPVVRRRQVRSVLCVPLLKQSSLVGLIYLENNAMAGAFAAELVEVGKVLAAQAVISLENSSLLKRMQQLTGELEERVAGRTRQLTDEIAARDKAEMGLKAAEARQALLLRLTDALRPLTDVDAIRQTAVRLLAEHAGLARAFHFTVERDVDGQTVQRIEHAYAQDPALPAFAGACALPVFGDAVSGGLARGETVAIADLQAVPGLSAHQRATARALGIAAVVEVPATNGGGIVTGIGAHDTRPHPWTGDEVDLIREVAARTLIASERARAEAALREADRQKDDFLAMLAHELRNPLASISNASELMARTGAGGARADALSALLKRQTRQLTRLVDDLLDLSRISRGRITLEEAPVEIGELVQQAVETVQSFVQEKAHRLLVTKPAHALYVHGDRTRLVQAISNVVHNAAKYTDRGGEIDLEIFDSDEEVGIRVRDNGAGIPADILPSLFDLFVQSERTLDRSQGGLGIGLSVVKRLIEMHRGSVRAASRGVGQGSTFTIRLPRVARPQAPPDDASADRGPAPRRILIVDDNADAADSLAMLLELDGHSVSTVYSAAAALEAAARMQPDMLFLDIGLPIMDGYEVARRLRSQQETSALRLVAVTGYGQQEDRERALASGFDDHLVKPVTPESLEMLLRFQPIPSKEPT; from the coding sequence ATGCCACGGCATGCCGGCCGAGCCGACGCCTTACAAAGGATCGCGATGGATGATGTTGAGCAATGTGAGCGCCTGGACCCGGCGCCAGGCCGCTACGATGACCTGGCGAAACTCGAACTCATCCATGCAGGACCGCGGCACGCACTGTACCGTGACGGAAGAGGCGATGCGGCCCTGCTGATCAAGGTGGACGCCGCGCCGGGCCCGGGCGCAGGCGCTTCCCTGAGACACGAAGCCCGGATGCTCCGCGATCTGCAGCTGCCCGGTATCGTCAGGGTGCGCGGGCTGGTCGAGACGGGGGCCGGGACCGGCCTCGTGATGGAAGACCTCGGCGGCAGCGATCTTGCACGAACCCTTCGGTCGGCTCCGCTCTCCCTTGCGCTGTTCCTGGATATTGCGGTCCAGTTGGCCGACGGAGTCTCGCGGCTGCATGACGCGCGCCTCATCCACTGCGACATCCACCCCGGGAACATTGTCTGGAACCCGGCATCCGGGCTGGCGACGCTGTGCGATTTTGCGCTTGCCCGAAGCTTGCCGGCGCCGGACAGTCCGAGTCCGAATGAGCTCGAAGGGACGCTTGCCTACATGTCGCCGGAGCGGACCGGCCGCACCGGCCGCTCGGTCGACGGGCGGGCCGATCTCTACTCCCTCGGCGCCACTTTCTACGCGATGCTGACGGGTGCGCCGCCGTTTGCCGAAGACGACGCGGTGGCCCTGGCCCATGCCCAGATTGCGCGCCGCGCCCGGCCGCCGCACGAACTCGACCCACAGGTCCCGCCCATGCTGTCGCAGCTCGTGCTGCGGCTGCTCGAAAAGGAACCGGCCGACCGCTACCAGACCGCGCAGGCGCTGGCGGCGGATCTGCGCGAAGCAAGGCGGCAGTGGTTGCAGAGCGGGACGATCCAGGCCTTTCCGCTCGCCGTGCACGAGATCCCGCGCGCGCTCACGATCCCCGGCCGCCTGTATGGCCGCGAGGACGAGCTGGAGGCGCTGGGCGGCGCGCTCGCGCGTGCGGCCGCGGGTGGCCGCGAGCTGGTGCTCGTGACCGGCGGCCCCGGCATCGGCAAGTCGGCCCTGGTGGAGCGCCTTGTCCCCGCCGTCGGCGACGCCCACGGCTACTACGCCGCGGGAAAATTCGATCAGCTGCAGCGCAGCATCCCCTTTTCGGGCCTGGCGGAAGCGCTGCGCAGCCTGGTGCGGCAGTTGCTGACGGAGTCCGAGACGGCCCTCGAGGGCTGGCGCGAGCGCATCGAGCAGGCGGTGGCGCCGAACGGACAGCTGCTGCTCGCCATCGTGCCGGAGCTCGAGCGCATCCTGGGACCGCAGCCGGACGTGCCCGAGGTCGGCCCCGTCGAAGCGCGGAATCGCTTCGGGCTGCTGATCGCGCGCTTCCTGCGGGTCTTCGCCCGGCCCGGACATCCCTTCGTCCTTTTCCTGGACGACCTGCAATGGGTCGACGCGGCATCGCTGCAGCTCATCGTGCAGTGCGCCGGCGACGCCGCCACTCGCCACATGCTGATCGTCGGCGCCTACCGCGACGCGGAGGTCGGCCCGTCCCACGCCCTGACGCTTGCCCTCGCCGCGCTGCGCGAGGCGGGATGCGACAGCCACACGATCCACCTGGAGCCGCTGCGCGCGAACGCCGTCGCGCAGCTCGCCGCCGGCACCTTCGGCGACGACGCCGCGCGGCTGGGTCGCCTGGCCGAGCTCCTCATCCGCAAATCGGCCGGCAATCCCTTCTTCGTCCGCCGCCTCCTGCACCTGATGCATGCGCGGGGCCTGGTCCGCTTCGACGCGGATTCCCAGAGCTGGTCCTGGAACGACGCCGACATCGAGGCGGCGCCGATATCGGACAATGTGCTCGAGGTGATGGTGCTGGCGATCGACCGGTTGCCGCCGCAAGCCAGGCGCCTGCTCGAAATCGGCGCCTGCATCGGGCACCGCTTCGACCTCGCGACGCTCTCGGAACTGACCGACCTGGCCCCCGCGGTCCTGGCCGGGCAGCTGTGGCCGGCGATCGCGGACGGACTGCTGCTGCAGGCGCCTGACGCCTTGCAGTTCGCGCACGACCGCGTCCAGCAGGCGGCGTATGGCCTGCTCGATGACGAGGAGAGGCAAGCCCTGCACCATTCCATCGGCCGCCGCCTGCTGGACCGGTCCGGCGCCCACCTCGAGGACAAGCTGTTCGAGATCGTCGACCAGTTCAACCTCGGGGAATCGCGCGTCGTCGACGCCGCCGAGCGCGAGGCCCTGGCCGGACTCAATCTGGCGGCAGGCAGGAAGGCCAAGGAGTCGGCCGCCTATCGCGCCGCCTTCGAGTACCTGTCGGTCGCCAGGCGTCTGCTGGGCGCACAGGCCTGGGCCGAGCGCCCGGACGCCGCCTTCACGGTGCATCGCGAGCTGGCCGAAAGCGCCTATCTCGCGGGCGAACACGTCACGGCGGAGGAGGTGGTCGAGACCTCCCTGGAGCACGCGCCCTCCCGGCTGGCCAAGGCAGAGCTCTACGGCCTGCGGGTGCTGGCGGCCACCGTCGCCAGCGACTGGGAGCGCGCCCTGCACTGGGGACGGGAAGGGCTGTCCGTCTTCGGCCAGGCGTGGCCCCTGGACGGCCTGGAGGAAGCGGTCCGGGCCGAAGTCGCCGCAGTCATGGAGAACCTGGGCGGGCGGAACGTCGAGGACGTGATCGCCGAGCCCGACGTGGAGGATGCCGACATCCGCGCGAGCATGCGCCTGCTGTCCCTGCTCGGCGCGCCCGCCTATTTCAGCGGCACGCCGGTCATGCCCTTCATCCTCAGCCGCGCCGTGAACCTGACGCTGATGCACGGCCCGTCGCTTTACTCCGCGTTCGCCTTCGTGCTGTACGGCGGCACGCACAATGCGCTGACCGGCCAGTACGACGTCGGCTACGCCTTCGGCAATCTGGCGCTGGCGCTGGCGCAGCGCTTCGGCAACCGCGCCGAGGAGTGCCGGACGGTCGAGGTCTACGGTGTGCTGATCCACCACTGGAAAGCGCCGCTGCGCGATGGGCTGCCGCTGCTGAAGGAAGGCTTCCGGGCCGGCGTCGAATCCGGCGAGCTCGCCTTCGCGGCCTTCAATCTCAACTCCGTCCTCATCAACGCGCTGCCCGCCGGCCTGCCATTGAGCGAGCTGCTGGAGGAGGCCGAGGTCGCCCTCGATTTCGCGAGCACGCAGAAGAACCGGGCCAGCGTCGAGATCGCCATCCCCTACCGGCAAATCGCGCGTGCGCTGACGGGCGCGACCCCGAGCCCAGGCAGCTTCGAGGACGGGGAGTTCGACGAGGCGCGCTTCCTGGCGGATGCGGCGCATCATGCGACCGCGACCGGCCACTATTGGTCGACCCGGCTCCAGCTTGCCTACCTGATGGGCGACCATGCGCAGGCCCTCATGTGCTCGGCGGAGGCCGAGAAGCGGATCGCCGCCGGCATCGTCGGCATGATCACGTCGGCCGGGCATGTCTTCTACACGGCGCTCGCGATTGCGGCCACGGCGCCGGCTGGCCCGGCTGCGGAGCGCGCGCCGGTCATTGCCCGCCTGCGCGACCTGCACGGCCAGCTGGTCAACTGGGCCCGCCACTGCCCGGCGAACTTCTCGCACCAGGCATCCCTGCTGGGAGCGGAGATTGCCCGGCTCGAAGGAAGGACTGCCGACGCGTCCGCGCTCTACCGGACCGCCATTGCCGGGGCAGAGGGCCAGCGCTTCGTCCAGGACGAGGCATTGGCCCATGAGCTGCGCGCGCGCTTCCTGCTCGGCGAGCAGGAGCCCGCGTTTGCGGCCGTGCATGTCCAGCTGGCGCTCGATCGTTATCGCCTCTGGGGCGCGACGGCAAAGGTCCGTGCGATCGAAGCGGAATTCCCGCAGGCGGTCCGGCTTGACGCGCTGGCGCCGCGCGCGCCGAATTCGATCGACCAGATGGCGCTGATCAAGGCCTCGCAGGCCATCTCGATCGAGACCACGCCCGAGCGCCTGTTCGAGCAGATCCTGCGGGTCCTGATCGAGGTGGCAGGCGCCCAGCGCGGCGTGCTGGCGCTTGCCGCCGACGGCGCACTGAAGATTCATGCGCAGATCGGGGCGGACGGCGACGCGCCGATGTCGCTCGCCGAGCTGCCGCTGGAAGACTGCGCCGACGTGCCGTCGGCGATCCTCCGCTACGTGCAGCGGACCAATGAATTCCTGCTGCTGCTCGATGCCGGCGCCGCCGGCCTGTTCGCACGCGATCCGGTGGTGCGGCGGCGGCAGGTGCGCTCGGTCTTGTGTGTGCCCCTGTTGAAGCAATCCTCGCTGGTGGGGCTGATCTACCTTGAAAACAATGCCATGGCGGGCGCATTCGCGGCCGAGCTGGTGGAAGTCGGGAAGGTGCTGGCGGCGCAGGCGGTCATCTCGCTCGAAAACAGCAGCCTCCTGAAGAGGATGCAGCAGCTGACCGGCGAGCTGGAAGAGCGCGTGGCCGGCCGGACGCGGCAACTGACCGACGAGATTGCGGCGCGCGACAAGGCGGAAATGGGCCTGAAAGCCGCCGAAGCCCGCCAGGCGCTGCTGCTCAGGCTGACCGATGCGCTGCGTCCGCTCACCGACGTCGACGCGATCCGCCAGACCGCCGTGCGGCTTCTGGCCGAGCATGCCGGCCTGGCGCGCGCCTTCCATTTCACGGTGGAGCGCGATGTCGACGGCCAGACCGTGCAGCGCATCGAACACGCGTATGCGCAGGACCCGGCCTTGCCCGCATTTGCCGGCGCCTGCGCGCTGCCGGTCTTTGGCGACGCCGTGTCCGGCGGCCTGGCGCGCGGGGAGACGGTCGCGATCGCGGACCTCCAGGCCGTCCCCGGACTGAGCGCGCACCAGCGCGCTACTGCGCGCGCCCTCGGCATTGCGGCAGTCGTCGAGGTGCCTGCAACGAACGGCGGCGGCATCGTGACCGGTATCGGCGCGCACGACACCCGGCCGCATCCGTGGACCGGCGACGAGGTGGACCTGATCCGGGAGGTCGCCGCGCGGACCCTGATCGCGTCCGAGCGCGCCCGCGCCGAGGCGGCGCTGCGCGAAGCCGACCGCCAGAAAGACGACTTCCTGGCGATGCTTGCGCATGAACTGCGCAATCCGCTTGCCTCGATCAGCAATGCGAGCGAACTCATGGCGCGCACCGGCGCCGGCGGCGCCCGGGCGGACGCGCTGTCCGCGCTGCTCAAGCGGCAGACCCGGCAATTGACCCGCCTGGTCGACGATCTGCTGGACCTCTCCCGCATTTCGCGCGGGCGCATCACGCTCGAAGAGGCGCCGGTCGAGATCGGCGAACTGGTGCAGCAGGCCGTGGAGACGGTGCAGAGCTTCGTCCAGGAGAAAGCGCATCGCCTGCTGGTGACGAAGCCGGCCCACGCCCTCTATGTCCACGGCGACAGGACGCGGCTGGTGCAGGCCATCTCGAACGTCGTCCACAACGCCGCCAAGTACACGGACAGGGGCGGAGAGATCGACCTCGAGATCTTCGATTCGGACGAGGAAGTCGGCATCAGGGTAAGGGACAACGGCGCGGGCATCCCCGCCGACATCCTGCCTTCCCTGTTCGACCTGTTCGTGCAGAGCGAGCGTACGCTCGATCGCTCGCAGGGCGGACTCGGGATCGGCCTGTCGGTGGTGAAGCGCCTGATCGAGATGCACCGGGGGTCGGTGCGGGCGGCCAGCAGGGGCGTCGGCCAGGGATCGACGTTCACGATCCGCCTGCCGCGGGTTGCGCGGCCGCAGGCGCCGCCGGACGACGCATCCGCGGACCGCGGCCCGGCGCCGCGCCGCATCCTCATCGTCGACGACAATGCCGATGCCGCGGATTCGCTGGCGATGCTGCTGGAGCTCGACGGCCACAGCGTCAGCACCGTCTACAGCGCCGCCGCGGCGCTCGAGGCGGCGGCGCGCATGCAGCCCGATATGCTGTTCCTCGACATCGGCCTGCCCATCATGGACGGCTACGAAGTCGCGCGCCGCCTGCGTTCGCAGCAGGAAACCTCGGCCTTGCGCCTGGTCGCCGTCACCGGCTATGGACAACAGGAAGACCGTGAGCGGGCCCTGGCGTCCGGCTTCGACGATCACCTGGTCAAGCCCGTGACGCCCGAGTCGCTCGAAATGCTGCTCAGATTCCAACCCATCCCATCGAAGGAGCCGACGTGA